In the genome of Leptospira tipperaryensis, one region contains:
- a CDS encoding SDR family NAD(P)-dependent oxidoreductase: protein MILFITGCAGGLGKKLAEDAFAAGHSILITDINEKELKKFSAPWKNEKERVLVSKLDVTSPSDWKKVMDLAYKKWGRIDALLNVAGYLLPGYIYEVPAAQIDRHMDINAKGVMYGTREAAVRMVAAKAGHIVNIASLAGVAPIMGIALYSTSKFAVRGFSLAIAQELKEKNVFVTVVCPDAIKTPMLDLQKDYEQASMTFSGDKVLTVEEVSKIILGRVLSKKPLEVLIPGSRGILAKIANLFPAISAYLGPILRKKGLRKQSAYKKG, encoded by the coding sequence ATGATTCTTTTCATCACCGGCTGCGCCGGCGGGCTCGGAAAAAAATTAGCGGAAGACGCATTCGCGGCGGGACATTCCATTCTGATCACGGACATCAACGAGAAAGAACTCAAAAAATTCTCAGCTCCCTGGAAGAATGAAAAAGAAAGGGTTCTCGTTTCCAAGTTAGACGTCACATCTCCATCCGACTGGAAAAAAGTCATGGACCTCGCGTATAAAAAATGGGGAAGAATCGACGCACTCTTAAACGTAGCGGGTTATCTTCTTCCGGGTTATATCTACGAAGTCCCCGCGGCTCAAATCGATCGTCACATGGACATCAACGCAAAAGGTGTGATGTATGGGACCAGAGAAGCCGCGGTGAGAATGGTCGCTGCCAAAGCGGGTCATATCGTAAATATCGCTTCTCTCGCCGGCGTCGCTCCGATTATGGGAATCGCTCTTTATTCCACTTCTAAATTTGCGGTTCGTGGATTTTCCTTAGCGATCGCGCAAGAACTCAAAGAGAAGAACGTTTTTGTTACGGTTGTTTGTCCGGACGCGATCAAAACTCCTATGTTGGATCTTCAGAAAGACTATGAACAAGCATCTATGACGTTTTCGGGAGACAAGGTTTTAACGGTAGAAGAAGTTTCGAAGATCATCCTTGGAAGAGTTCTATCCAAAAAACCTCTGGAAGTTTTAATCCCTGGAAGCAGAGGAATTCTTGCAAAAATCGCAAACCTATTTCCCGCAATCAGCGCTTACCTCGGGCCGATTCTTCGAAAAAAAGGTCTAAGGAAACAGTCAGCTTACAAAAAAGGATAA
- a CDS encoding MFS transporter produces the protein MEISKSIPARVMAGYAAAEVGITAVEVLAQIYLLEFFVTAVGLRASLAGLALAVAVFWDAISDPLMGYLSDHTKTKMGKRRPYILSGGILLAFSVFIMFSPPSLETQTQKFFFLLFVYLLVNTSMTILAVPHIALGGEMTFVPTERTRIFGWRFFFSNIGFILVLILPSFYSALFPNENEVARLLITRNYTSLTIAGILILTSFISFFATLGKDKSEESTLPQNPNRRQEVSLGHSWFSKITSVFKNRYFLPLILAFIVATFGRTFNSSIVNLYYKYRILLTEAEIGLMILLPFVVCLILSILLWVYLSNRFGKKWPAFWGVLLLGIMTVVVYPLFPERGILPILFAAVFGGFFAGAVLLFDSLVADIVDYDELKTGEKREGWFFGLWKMATKVARALGLGFGGILLSGIGYQEGSVDQIPELGFRLSILFGPVVGSFFILGALIFLLMPLTKERHQRIQSLLLKRRETRKKRFSPNLS, from the coding sequence ATGGAAATATCAAAATCGATTCCCGCACGCGTTATGGCGGGATACGCGGCGGCCGAAGTTGGGATCACCGCCGTAGAAGTTTTAGCTCAGATCTATCTTTTAGAATTTTTTGTCACTGCAGTAGGTCTCCGAGCCTCCCTCGCAGGACTGGCTCTGGCGGTCGCCGTTTTCTGGGACGCAATCTCGGATCCGCTCATGGGTTATCTTTCCGATCATACAAAAACGAAGATGGGAAAAAGAAGACCTTACATCTTGAGCGGGGGAATTCTTCTCGCGTTTTCGGTTTTTATAATGTTTTCTCCTCCTTCCTTGGAAACTCAAACACAGAAGTTCTTTTTTCTTCTGTTCGTTTATCTTTTAGTGAACACTTCGATGACGATTCTCGCGGTTCCGCATATCGCACTCGGGGGAGAAATGACCTTTGTTCCGACCGAGAGAACCCGGATCTTCGGATGGAGATTCTTTTTTAGTAATATAGGTTTTATTCTCGTTTTGATTCTTCCTTCCTTTTATTCCGCTTTGTTTCCAAACGAAAACGAAGTCGCAAGACTTTTGATTACGAGAAATTATACTTCTCTAACGATCGCGGGCATTCTTATCCTGACTTCGTTTATCTCTTTTTTTGCAACTTTGGGAAAAGACAAATCGGAAGAATCCACACTTCCGCAGAATCCGAATCGAAGACAAGAGGTTTCCCTCGGACATTCTTGGTTTTCAAAAATCACTTCCGTTTTTAAGAATCGATATTTTTTACCTCTGATTCTCGCGTTTATCGTAGCGACCTTCGGAAGGACATTCAATTCTTCGATCGTAAATCTATATTATAAATATAGAATTCTTTTAACCGAAGCCGAAATCGGATTGATGATTCTTCTTCCCTTTGTTGTCTGTTTGATTTTATCGATTCTTCTCTGGGTTTATCTTTCCAATCGGTTCGGTAAAAAATGGCCCGCGTTCTGGGGAGTTCTTCTCTTGGGAATTATGACCGTAGTCGTTTATCCTCTTTTTCCGGAAAGGGGAATTCTCCCGATTTTATTTGCCGCGGTCTTCGGCGGATTTTTTGCGGGGGCCGTTTTGCTTTTTGATTCTTTGGTTGCAGACATCGTAGACTACGACGAACTCAAGACCGGAGAAAAAAGAGAAGGGTGGTTCTTTGGACTTTGGAAGATGGCGACCAAGGTCGCGAGGGCGCTCGGTTTAGGCTTTGGTGGAATTCTTCTGAGTGGAATCGGTTATCAAGAAGGATCCGTGGATCAAATCCCTGAATTAGGATTTCGTCTTTCGATTCTTTTCGGACCCGTAGTCGGAAGTTTTTTTATTTTGGGCGCTTTGATCTTCCTTCTGATGCCGCTCACAAAAGAACGACACCAAAGAATCCAAAGTCTTCTTTTGAAAAGAAGGGAAACTCGAAAGAAAAGATTCTCGCCTAACCTGTCTTAA
- a CDS encoding tyrosine-type recombinase/integrase, with protein MSELELPRKNKHSIERLSKIIRQRNYKKATAYTYLKYNVDFLNFTDKPAEKITLKDLNRYMDHLKKKKVSSSTIQINVSSLKMFFEDVMKMDLFRDFQRPVREYNNPNAITFKEMQNILKSASSNTRHELMCGLVYYGGLRVGELISLKWNHLDLKRKWIQIKSSVLSQSRNVEIPTELLSLIKKYEKEALVSANTYLFPGKSLGSHTTSRNVERIISEIGRNAGIASPVTVFTLRHSRALHLIADGSPLAQVKEFLGHKTLASTESYIPVKKNLRAAVREKSKQDALRNIRKKFKTG; from the coding sequence ATGTCAGAATTGGAACTTCCGAGAAAGAATAAACATTCGATCGAAAGGTTGAGTAAAATCATCCGCCAGAGAAATTATAAAAAAGCTACGGCTTATACATATCTTAAATACAACGTGGATTTTCTCAACTTCACGGATAAACCCGCAGAAAAGATCACTCTCAAAGATCTCAATCGTTATATGGATCATCTCAAAAAGAAGAAGGTCTCTTCCTCTACGATTCAGATCAACGTAAGTTCTCTCAAGATGTTCTTCGAAGACGTGATGAAAATGGATCTTTTCCGAGATTTTCAAAGACCCGTTCGAGAATATAACAATCCGAATGCGATCACTTTTAAGGAGATGCAGAATATTCTAAAATCTGCATCTTCCAATACAAGACACGAGCTGATGTGCGGTCTCGTCTATTACGGCGGACTTCGAGTCGGTGAATTGATTTCTCTCAAATGGAATCATCTGGATCTAAAACGCAAATGGATTCAGATCAAATCGAGCGTTCTTTCTCAATCCAGGAACGTGGAAATTCCGACGGAACTTCTATCTCTCATTAAAAAATACGAAAAGGAAGCCTTGGTCTCCGCCAATACTTATCTTTTTCCGGGAAAAAGTTTAGGATCTCATACAACTTCTAGAAACGTGGAAAGAATCATTTCGGAGATCGGAAGAAACGCGGGGATTGCAAGTCCCGTTACCGTATTTACTCTCAGACATAGCCGCGCGCTTCATCTGATCGCGGACGGATCTCCTCTGGCTCAAGTAAAGGAATTCTTAGGTCATAAAACCTTGGCGAGCACAGAGTCCTATATTCCTGTGAAAAAGAATCTCCGTGCCGCCGTGCGGGAAAAATCAAAACAAGACGCACTTAGGAATATCCGTAAAAAGTTTAAGACAGGTTAG
- a CDS encoding shikimate kinase, which produces MKKNFALIGPRGVGKSKISRKLSKITGMPVVSTDMIAVYEIGGISIPEFIRRKEGDWRPFRELEFQILEKLKAADGIILDCGGGILFDLDSKGKEILSQRKTELLKSIATIFGLSRSTEVLVEKIQNDPTRPALSALASYKNILESRLPHYEALSDHYLQIDDLKVEEICDRILQKIDY; this is translated from the coding sequence TTGAAAAAAAATTTCGCTTTGATCGGCCCAAGAGGGGTCGGTAAATCTAAGATCTCTCGAAAATTATCCAAGATCACGGGAATGCCGGTGGTTTCGACGGATATGATCGCCGTCTATGAAATCGGAGGAATTTCAATTCCGGAGTTCATACGGAGAAAGGAAGGAGATTGGAGACCGTTTCGAGAACTCGAGTTTCAAATTTTAGAAAAACTAAAAGCGGCGGATGGAATCATTTTGGACTGTGGCGGCGGAATTCTTTTCGACTTGGATTCGAAAGGAAAGGAAATTCTGAGTCAGAGAAAGACGGAACTCTTAAAATCCATTGCCACAATTTTCGGACTTTCCCGTTCGACGGAAGTTCTCGTAGAAAAGATTCAAAACGACCCGACCCGACCGGCTCTCAGCGCTCTTGCCTCATACAAAAACATCTTAGAATCTCGTCTTCCTCACTATGAGGCCCTTTCCGATCACTATCTGCAGATAGATGATTTGAAGGTCGAAGAGATTTGTGACAGAATTCTTCAGAAAATCGATTATTGA
- a CDS encoding HDOD domain-containing protein has product MKEKIDQLFLNDAQLPRISSVVTKVMQMVQKQDVSIPDLAKEISNDPGLTAEVIKLSNSAYYRAAKPIKTVQESLMTLGIKTVKDIILLTASKGILKKDLKGYQIEGEDNWIHSLTVAELSKRICEQKKLKIGTDLAFTGGLLHNIGKVILADFFPAVLITLREELKNHTASFSELEKKHFGYSHEEAGAKLLAKWNFPKELIHVAENYSNPENETEYPELVSTVHIANSIAIAAGVGIDIAGLSYPISNKALQILGINDSDLQMYYTVLPEIQKHIRELIQA; this is encoded by the coding sequence ATGAAAGAAAAAATAGACCAACTCTTTTTAAACGATGCCCAACTTCCTAGAATTTCCTCCGTGGTTACGAAAGTAATGCAGATGGTACAAAAACAGGACGTGTCCATTCCCGATCTTGCAAAAGAAATCTCCAACGATCCCGGCTTGACGGCGGAAGTGATCAAACTTTCCAATTCGGCATACTACCGCGCGGCAAAACCGATCAAGACGGTTCAAGAATCTCTGATGACCCTTGGAATCAAAACGGTAAAAGACATCATTCTTCTGACCGCGTCCAAAGGAATTCTCAAAAAGGATTTAAAAGGATATCAGATCGAAGGCGAAGACAACTGGATTCATTCTCTTACCGTTGCGGAACTTTCCAAAAGAATCTGCGAACAAAAGAAACTCAAGATCGGAACTGACCTCGCTTTTACGGGCGGGCTATTACACAATATCGGCAAAGTTATTTTGGCTGATTTTTTTCCGGCGGTTCTAATCACCCTTCGAGAAGAATTGAAAAATCATACCGCGTCTTTTTCCGAACTCGAGAAAAAACATTTTGGTTATTCTCACGAAGAAGCGGGCGCAAAACTATTAGCAAAATGGAATTTTCCAAAAGAACTCATACACGTAGCCGAAAACTACAGTAATCCCGAAAATGAAACGGAATATCCTGAGCTCGTTTCCACCGTACACATTGCAAATTCGATTGCGATCGCCGCCGGAGTTGGAATCGATATCGCAGGATTGTCGTATCCGATTTCCAATAAAGCTTTGCAGATTTTAGGAATTAACGATTCTGACTTACAGATGTATTATACGGTTTTACCGGAGATACAGAAACATATCCGTGAGTTGATTCAGGCTTGA
- a CDS encoding chemotaxis protein CheD: MLAKGTKVVNVGIADLQGGQSPEILRTTLGSCIGVVFYAPEKKVGAMSHFMLSKDPGGKDSQKNPFKYAETAIPLLIKKMIELGCHPGDYSGRLFGGASMFKGVQSSFLQNIGEQNILTARAILEQNKIPLIVEDVGGNDGRTISLYLDDGRVLLKKAGFEKYLYKVR, encoded by the coding sequence ATGCTGGCAAAAGGAACTAAGGTAGTCAATGTTGGAATCGCTGACCTGCAAGGCGGGCAGTCTCCCGAAATTCTAAGGACAACTCTTGGATCCTGTATCGGAGTCGTCTTTTACGCTCCCGAAAAAAAAGTCGGAGCAATGTCTCACTTCATGCTCTCCAAGGATCCGGGCGGCAAAGATTCACAGAAGAATCCATTCAAATACGCGGAAACCGCAATTCCTCTGTTGATCAAAAAGATGATCGAGTTGGGTTGTCATCCGGGGGATTATTCCGGACGTCTTTTTGGAGGCGCCTCTATGTTCAAAGGGGTTCAATCCAGCTTTCTTCAGAATATCGGAGAACAGAATATTTTGACGGCGCGTGCCATATTAGAACAAAACAAAATTCCTTTAATTGTGGAAGATGTCGGAGGTAACGATGGAAGAACCATCAGCTTGTATTTGGACGACGGACGCGTCCTTTTGAAGAAAGCGGGTTTTGAAAAGTACCTCTACAAGGTCAGGTAA
- a CDS encoding TraB/GumN family protein, which produces MAKQALKENIKPERKKKNSTSEPIESFKLGKTSVTILGTAHISQKSIDEVQRIIREEKPDTICVELCNSRMRSVKDSEHWKKLDIFKVFKERKMYLLLSSLILSAFQKKLGKGSIRPGDEMRMAISEGERTGAKIVPIDREVSTTLKRAWWNIGLFNRMFLLSALLTSLFVKEDISEEKIEEMKSEDVLKDLFSQLPKRYESIKNVIIDERDSYLAQRIREAAADGKKVFAVVGAGHLQGIMNHVHEDKDISSLDHLPQKTAWDRWKGLIVPGIFLGLILTVFYFGGRQQGQEFVLRWILVKGGLAALGAIIALAHPLSVILAFLAAPVGNFNPVIKPGWVAALSESWLRKPLVEDFEKIAQDSEHWKGYWKNNVIRIFLVFMLPQIGSSIGTFIVTADLFRVIKGFL; this is translated from the coding sequence ATGGCAAAACAAGCACTCAAAGAAAATATAAAACCCGAGCGTAAAAAAAAGAATTCTACCTCGGAACCCATCGAATCGTTTAAACTCGGTAAAACATCCGTAACTATTCTCGGCACTGCTCATATCAGTCAAAAAAGTATCGACGAAGTTCAAAGAATCATCCGCGAAGAAAAACCGGACACGATCTGTGTGGAACTCTGTAATTCCAGAATGCGTTCGGTAAAAGATTCCGAACACTGGAAGAAGTTGGATATATTCAAAGTTTTTAAAGAAAGAAAGATGTATCTTCTTCTTTCCAGTCTTATCCTTTCCGCGTTTCAGAAAAAATTAGGCAAGGGTTCCATCCGTCCGGGAGACGAGATGAGAATGGCTATCTCCGAAGGAGAAAGAACCGGCGCTAAAATCGTTCCGATCGACAGGGAAGTTTCCACGACCCTCAAACGTGCTTGGTGGAACATCGGACTTTTTAATCGTATGTTTTTACTTTCCGCTTTACTGACTTCACTTTTTGTAAAGGAAGATATCTCCGAAGAAAAGATAGAAGAGATGAAATCGGAAGACGTACTCAAGGATTTATTCTCACAACTTCCAAAACGTTACGAGTCGATTAAAAACGTAATCATCGATGAAAGAGATTCTTATCTCGCTCAAAGAATCAGAGAAGCCGCAGCCGATGGAAAGAAAGTTTTCGCAGTCGTCGGCGCCGGTCACTTGCAAGGAATTATGAATCACGTCCATGAGGACAAGGACATCTCCAGCTTGGATCATCTTCCGCAAAAAACGGCTTGGGATCGTTGGAAGGGGCTGATCGTTCCGGGAATTTTCTTAGGTTTGATTCTTACCGTTTTTTATTTCGGAGGAAGACAACAAGGACAGGAATTTGTTCTTCGTTGGATCCTGGTGAAAGGTGGACTCGCCGCGTTAGGCGCCATCATTGCTCTTGCACATCCGTTGTCAGTGATTCTTGCGTTCTTAGCCGCTCCCGTAGGAAACTTCAACCCGGTCATCAAACCGGGATGGGTTGCAGCGCTTTCAGAATCTTGGCTACGCAAACCTCTCGTCGAAGACTTTGAAAAAATCGCACAAGATTCTGAACACTGGAAAGGTTATTGGAAGAATAACGTGATCCGCATTTTTCTTGTGTTTATGCTTCCGCAAATCGGAAGTAGCATCGGAACTTTTATCGTAACCGCAGATCTATTTCGAGTCATCAAAGGATTTCTGTGA
- a CDS encoding 7TM diverse intracellular signaling domain-containing protein — MNLQLRKIKAILAIVLAFSGVVSISAEESDSSEFEPSVIMEDVDLQPYLTFYEDKTGKLSFPEIQKVFRSGKSIPLFNNSLGYSEAAIWIRVPVANLERGTRNWVLQYGYSLIDSIQLYSTRNGALPLVVSGDELPFATRLAENRNFPFQLSEPPLSKTDYYLRIQSKSSIIIPLTAFSRTEYLEQTAKEYTTLGFYYGAMIVMFVYNLFLLVMTRDKSYLYYSIFIFFDILFQLTLNGLSYQFLWPNSPEWGNICLPFFMFCAFLAACLFGKSFLESSKMTPITDKFYYPLIAICIFGCVGSLSFFTYTFSVVSSIVVLLLTLLLLLINSLQCVWKGHRPARFFLTAWAVLILGSFLYAMKAFGIFPDNFFTQWGLQIGSAIEVALLSLGLADRIKQLSLSLETQATTLNLLKLRHEQSAIQYKNLYEGEEDFLFNLDSHGNITGTNKAVSTFLGFKPGDVIGKNFLELMYNTGGLEDAFKKLYVMERMEELSNTRKPVYFRADFLQKYLKEPKELQVRLQVLDHDSGREILGRAYEPDQDLMGRFLDEERIVFSVNNYLQNAELLSQRLTFNLVRFTDPTIALSIRTSLREMLINAIEHGNLNISNEDKAKALKTGNYFQFILTRQNDPYYRDKKILVEYFLSRQKVGYRITDEGKGFNHARTVRNAVTKTEETTSLQTRGIAFALSTFDVVKFNSTGNRVTLVKYFK, encoded by the coding sequence GTGAACTTACAACTCCGGAAAATCAAAGCCATTCTCGCGATTGTTTTGGCTTTTTCCGGAGTCGTTTCCATTTCCGCCGAGGAATCCGATTCTTCCGAATTCGAACCCTCGGTGATTATGGAAGACGTGGATCTCCAACCGTATCTCACTTTTTACGAAGATAAAACCGGAAAACTTTCGTTTCCCGAAATTCAAAAAGTATTTCGATCCGGCAAATCCATTCCTCTTTTTAACAACAGTCTTGGTTATTCGGAAGCCGCGATTTGGATTCGGGTTCCGGTCGCAAACTTAGAACGAGGCACTCGAAATTGGGTGCTTCAATACGGCTACAGTCTGATCGATTCAATCCAACTCTATTCCACGAGAAACGGAGCTCTTCCTTTAGTCGTTTCCGGGGACGAACTTCCGTTTGCGACTCGTTTGGCGGAGAATCGAAACTTTCCGTTTCAACTCAGCGAACCTCCTCTTTCCAAAACGGATTATTATCTTCGGATTCAATCCAAAAGTTCCATCATCATTCCGCTAACCGCGTTTTCCAGAACCGAATACCTGGAACAAACCGCCAAGGAATATACGACCCTCGGTTTTTATTACGGCGCGATGATCGTAATGTTTGTGTATAATCTTTTTCTTTTGGTGATGACCCGGGACAAAAGTTATCTCTATTATAGTATATTCATTTTTTTTGATATTCTATTTCAGTTGACTCTCAACGGGTTGTCCTATCAATTTCTCTGGCCGAATAGCCCGGAATGGGGGAATATTTGTCTGCCGTTTTTTATGTTCTGCGCTTTTTTGGCGGCTTGTCTTTTCGGAAAATCCTTTTTAGAATCTTCTAAGATGACTCCAATCACGGATAAATTTTATTATCCTTTGATAGCGATTTGTATTTTCGGATGTGTCGGGTCTCTTAGTTTTTTTACTTATACGTTTAGCGTAGTCTCGAGTATAGTCGTACTTCTTCTGACTCTTCTCCTTCTTTTAATCAATAGTCTGCAGTGTGTTTGGAAAGGACACAGACCGGCGAGATTTTTTCTTACCGCCTGGGCCGTCCTCATTTTAGGAAGTTTTTTATACGCAATGAAAGCTTTCGGAATTTTTCCGGATAACTTTTTTACACAGTGGGGTCTTCAGATCGGATCCGCGATCGAAGTCGCTCTTCTTTCTTTGGGACTCGCGGATCGAATCAAACAACTTTCCTTGAGTTTGGAAACACAGGCTACCACTCTCAATCTTCTCAAACTTCGGCACGAACAATCTGCGATTCAGTATAAGAATCTTTACGAAGGGGAAGAAGACTTTCTTTTTAATCTGGATTCTCACGGAAACATCACCGGAACAAACAAGGCCGTATCCACCTTCCTCGGTTTCAAACCCGGTGACGTAATCGGAAAAAATTTTTTGGAGCTGATGTACAATACCGGAGGCCTCGAAGACGCATTCAAAAAATTGTATGTGATGGAAAGAATGGAAGAACTTTCGAACACGAGAAAGCCGGTTTATTTTCGCGCGGACTTTTTACAGAAATATCTCAAAGAACCGAAGGAACTCCAAGTGCGTCTTCAAGTTCTGGACCACGATTCCGGGCGCGAAATTTTGGGAAGGGCTTACGAACCGGATCAGGATTTGATGGGAAGATTTTTGGACGAAGAAAGAATCGTATTCTCCGTAAACAATTATCTTCAAAACGCGGAACTTCTGAGTCAGAGGCTTACTTTTAATCTCGTCCGATTTACGGATCCTACGATCGCGCTTTCCATTCGGACGAGCCTCAGAGAAATGTTGATCAACGCGATCGAACACGGGAATCTCAACATTTCCAACGAGGACAAGGCTAAGGCTTTGAAAACCGGAAATTACTTTCAGTTCATTCTTACACGACAAAACGATCCGTACTACAGAGATAAAAAAATTCTCGTGGAATATTTTCTTTCCAGACAAAAAGTAGGTTATAGAATTACGGACGAAGGCAAGGGCTTTAACCACGCGAGAACGGTTAGAAACGCGGTAACAAAAACGGAAGAAACTACCTCGTTGCAAACCAGAGGAATCGCATTCGCACTTTCTACCTTTGACGTCGTAAAGTTCAATTCCACAGGCAATAGGGTGACCTTGGTCAAATACTTTAAATGA
- a CDS encoding FlgO family outer membrane protein gives MKHSIFIILFLSICSSCASSGRSGKRNLPKELPIVLQELSSSLKKQIQTNRESSLPERKNALKLAVLPLLNENGSVTNLGSNISGQLLTQMNEPGKLILVEKSQLNRLIDEQTFQKSGLVLSDKSLEIGKLSGVDLILLGSVQFNDQTFVLQLRVVSLQSGEILALGEGVFDSNDALYDQYRILNKP, from the coding sequence ATGAAACATTCCATTTTTATAATATTATTTCTTTCGATCTGTTCTTCATGCGCGAGTTCAGGCCGCTCCGGAAAAAGAAATCTCCCCAAAGAACTCCCCATAGTCTTGCAGGAACTCTCTTCCTCTTTGAAAAAACAAATCCAGACCAATCGGGAATCTTCATTACCCGAACGAAAGAATGCTCTGAAACTCGCGGTCCTTCCTTTGTTAAACGAAAACGGATCCGTAACGAATCTCGGATCCAATATCTCCGGACAACTTCTCACTCAGATGAACGAACCGGGCAAATTGATTCTCGTCGAAAAATCCCAGTTGAATCGATTGATCGACGAACAGACGTTTCAAAAATCGGGGCTTGTGCTTTCGGATAAGTCACTCGAGATCGGAAAACTTTCCGGTGTGGATCTGATTCTTTTGGGTTCCGTTCAGTTCAACGATCAGACGTTTGTATTACAACTTCGCGTGGTTTCTCTTCAATCCGGAGAAATTTTGGCGTTAGGCGAGGGAGTTTTTGATTCGAACGACGCTCTTTACGATCAATATCGGATTTTGAACAAACCTTAA
- a CDS encoding M24 family metallopeptidase produces the protein MTNRSEKLKTLKVAEEKASDLFQRIENNRIVQPGNSEKETSALIYELAKSEFGVSKYWHKKIVRTGKNTVLPYDFDPEDLFIQEDDILWIDLGPVFEDMEADFGRTYVLGNDPEKLRIRSCVENAWNRCRDYYFSKESITGKELFDFAKKLASEDGYLFGSEIAGHIIDEFPHKKNHSISKINYICEENFLNLKETFEGKERFWILEIHFVNAEKKFGSFFEQLLIESESV, from the coding sequence GTGACGAATCGATCAGAAAAATTAAAGACACTGAAAGTGGCGGAGGAAAAAGCTTCGGACTTGTTTCAACGGATCGAAAACAATCGGATCGTTCAACCCGGCAATTCCGAAAAAGAAACGAGCGCGCTTATTTATGAACTGGCAAAATCCGAGTTTGGAGTTTCCAAATACTGGCACAAAAAAATCGTACGCACCGGCAAGAACACGGTCCTTCCTTATGATTTTGATCCGGAAGACCTTTTCATTCAAGAGGACGATATTCTCTGGATCGATTTGGGACCGGTCTTTGAAGACATGGAAGCCGATTTTGGAAGAACTTATGTTCTGGGAAACGATCCGGAAAAGTTACGCATCCGATCCTGCGTAGAGAATGCATGGAATCGTTGTAGAGATTATTATTTTTCTAAAGAATCCATTACGGGTAAGGAACTTTTCGACTTCGCAAAAAAACTCGCATCGGAAGACGGTTATCTTTTTGGAAGTGAAATTGCGGGTCATATCATCGATGAGTTCCCTCATAAAAAGAATCATTCTATAAGCAAAATCAATTATATCTGTGAGGAGAATTTTCTGAATCTAAAAGAAACATTCGAAGGAAAGGAACGATTCTGGATTTTGGAAATTCATTTTGTGAACGCAGAAAAGAAATTCGGATCGTTTTTTGAACAGCTATTGATTGAGTCGGAATCTGTCTAA